Proteins encoded within one genomic window of Nitrospina gracilis 3/211:
- a CDS encoding tetratricopeptide repeat protein, with translation MIYVLEKAREVDPDNYNVYYYLGTAYRFEDQLETALDMFERAARLAPDSLQVRFSLGLACMDCGNHDAARDAFVEVLRIKPDFPDAHYLLGYLYREVFHLEEPAVAHLKKAEKLYLKLKDHDRVAKIRQLLVAAPE, from the coding sequence GTGATCTATGTCCTGGAGAAAGCGCGCGAAGTCGATCCGGACAATTACAACGTGTATTATTATCTCGGTACGGCGTATCGCTTTGAGGACCAGTTGGAAACCGCACTCGACATGTTCGAGCGGGCCGCGCGATTGGCGCCGGATTCCCTGCAGGTCCGGTTTTCACTGGGACTCGCCTGTATGGACTGCGGAAATCATGATGCGGCGCGCGACGCGTTCGTCGAAGTCCTGCGCATCAAGCCGGATTTTCCGGACGCACATTATCTTCTGGGGTACCTTTACCGCGAAGTATTCCACCTGGAAGAACCGGCGGTGGCGCATCTGAAAAAAGCCGAAAAGTTGTACCTCAAGTTGAAGGATCACGATCGCGTCGCAAAGATTCGCCAACTGCTTGTTGCCGCCCCAGAATGA
- a CDS encoding class I SAM-dependent methyltransferase, which produces MAASFQLFAPDSEFLTTDTRATRWAIPYNHACLNARVDVLLNRNRDNVAGARVLDLASHIGTFSYAALQMDAASVHGVDTEADTIRRAGILFANRSVPQARYRFEVRDAFDLLETCDEDAYDTIFCFGMLYYTAEPYRLLTLMKRAARGTILLDTFTAAYAALQGKDALSIHPHVTDEVLNLPIQFTTLTQAEKKDYTLPESFPHKDRNLSLTTFPSIPLLETWFQSLNLKSTAMDWSAYIERPCHWKELWTPEQKKASHWADVYSAGCARLTGWTWREPVLRFGKVRTRQALRPGSGKSNAPAQPVCRAGTP; this is translated from the coding sequence GTGGCCGCATCCTTCCAGCTCTTCGCACCCGACTCCGAATTCCTGACCACCGACACCCGCGCCACGCGCTGGGCCATTCCCTACAACCACGCCTGCCTCAACGCGCGCGTGGATGTCCTTTTGAACCGGAACCGGGATAACGTGGCAGGTGCGCGAGTGCTCGACCTCGCCTCGCACATCGGAACGTTCTCGTATGCGGCACTCCAGATGGACGCGGCCTCCGTGCACGGCGTCGATACCGAAGCAGATACGATCCGCCGCGCGGGAATCCTGTTTGCCAATCGCTCGGTACCGCAGGCTCGATACCGGTTTGAAGTGCGGGACGCCTTCGATCTGCTGGAAACCTGCGACGAAGATGCGTACGACACGATTTTCTGTTTCGGCATGCTCTACTACACGGCGGAGCCGTACCGCCTGCTCACCCTGATGAAACGCGCCGCGCGTGGTACGATCCTGCTCGACACCTTCACCGCCGCGTATGCGGCTTTGCAGGGCAAGGACGCGCTCAGCATCCATCCCCATGTGACCGATGAAGTGCTGAATCTCCCCATCCAGTTCACCACGCTCACCCAGGCGGAGAAAAAGGATTACACGTTGCCCGAATCGTTTCCGCACAAGGACCGAAACCTGAGCCTCACGACGTTTCCCAGCATCCCGCTTCTCGAAACGTGGTTCCAGTCATTGAACCTGAAATCAACGGCGATGGACTGGTCGGCCTACATCGAAAGGCCGTGTCACTGGAAAGAACTGTGGACGCCGGAGCAGAAGAAAGCATCGCACTGGGCGGATGTATATTCGGCGGGGTGCGCGCGGCTTACCGGCTGGACGTGGCGTGAGCCGGTTCTTCGGTTTGGAAAGGTGAGGACGCGGCAGGCGCTGCGGCCCGGTTCCGGTAAATCCAATGCACCTGCACAGCCAGTTTGCCGTGCAGGTACACCATGA
- a CDS encoding PstA family ABC transporter permease produces the protein MNRRAFEKLGIAFSGALAVFGCLILGFILVTVWVRGAPVLDLAFLTEPASGFGQSGGVRYQILGTLLLMTGAALVCLPVALGSVLFTTEFLRSPLLKKSFRSLIYSLNAMPTVLFGLMGYIVFGVLLDTGVSWLTGTLILAIMILPTLHISLLETVESIPTRYREAGLALGLTPGQLIRSVILPHSVSGLVTGTLLGLARAAGETAAIMFTATVFSGVTVPRSFSEPVTTLQTHILVLAQEALDPQAVSQAWGAAFVLLMGVMGLIALALFWRTRIQMEAQR, from the coding sequence ATGAACCGGCGCGCATTCGAAAAGCTGGGGATCGCCTTCTCCGGCGCGCTTGCTGTTTTCGGCTGCCTCATTCTGGGATTCATTCTGGTGACGGTGTGGGTGCGGGGCGCTCCGGTTCTGGATTTGGCTTTTCTCACGGAACCGGCGTCCGGCTTTGGCCAGTCCGGGGGCGTTCGGTACCAGATTCTGGGAACGTTGCTGTTGATGACAGGCGCGGCCCTGGTGTGTCTGCCGGTGGCGTTGGGATCGGTGTTGTTCACAACAGAGTTCCTCCGCTCCCCGCTTTTAAAGAAAAGTTTTCGTTCCCTCATCTATTCGCTGAACGCCATGCCGACGGTGTTGTTCGGCCTCATGGGTTATATCGTGTTCGGTGTTTTATTGGACACGGGGGTGTCATGGCTCACAGGCACATTGATCCTCGCCATCATGATCCTGCCCACACTTCATATCAGCCTGCTCGAGACGGTCGAGTCGATTCCCACGCGCTATCGCGAGGCGGGGCTGGCGTTGGGACTGACCCCGGGGCAATTGATCCGGTCCGTCATTCTTCCGCACAGCGTGTCCGGGCTGGTTACGGGGACTTTGTTGGGTCTCGCCCGCGCGGCGGGTGAAACCGCGGCAATCATGTTCACCGCCACGGTGTTCTCCGGGGTCACCGTGCCGCGCTCGTTTTCCGAACCCGTCACCACCCTGCAGACCCACATCCTGGTGTTGGCGCAGGAGGCGCTCGACCCCCAAGCTGTATCTCAGGCATGGGGAGCGGCGTTTGTCCTGTTAATGGGGGTGATGGGGCTGATCGCACTTGCGTTGTTCTGGCGCACGCGCATTCAAATGGAGGCCCAACGATGA
- a CDS encoding tetratricopeptide repeat protein — translation MKKPRTVRKSSFSITSGDDALSTLGEELLKKYPDMLEKVERFHRSDKAVRRKAEPVLELFPYDWRDPEYFLDGVMHCVRGNYLGALGVFSDLMEKEPEAYPVYHMLGYVCGSMGKHKLEADYYRKALKLKPDSVQVYYDLAISCWLMGKDQRAYAAMKDSVQRVQDFNVADHWLTYASDNLGRYIDPDTLAEKEEGEKVRCLAQAYYMLGHAFIEYGLNAEARTAFKNALRIQPKFADAYFELGALHIKKLRNKERRKKYLKEAEHLYAQKGDLLRASMAQQLNQSREEAPEEDSAEEWMKEGLRLQTLGLYQRAIDAYKMAIAFEPNFLDAYYNMGVAYGSLEEQGMDTLVSAIGAFKQSIRLKPDFIHAHIALAAAYLRRGSTAM, via the coding sequence ATGAAAAAGCCGCGCACCGTACGCAAATCCAGTTTTTCCATTACGTCGGGAGACGACGCCCTGTCCACACTGGGTGAGGAATTACTAAAGAAGTACCCCGACATGCTGGAAAAAGTCGAACGGTTTCACCGGAGCGACAAGGCCGTGCGGCGCAAGGCGGAACCGGTGCTGGAGCTGTTTCCGTACGACTGGCGGGACCCGGAGTATTTTCTGGACGGGGTGATGCACTGTGTGCGCGGCAACTACCTTGGGGCGCTCGGCGTGTTCTCCGACCTAATGGAAAAAGAGCCGGAGGCCTACCCCGTCTACCACATGCTGGGTTATGTGTGTGGAAGCATGGGCAAGCACAAACTGGAAGCGGATTACTACCGCAAGGCGCTCAAGCTGAAACCCGATTCCGTGCAGGTTTATTATGATCTGGCTATTTCCTGCTGGTTGATGGGAAAGGACCAGCGAGCCTATGCCGCCATGAAGGACAGCGTTCAGCGGGTGCAGGACTTCAACGTGGCCGACCACTGGCTGACCTACGCCTCGGACAACCTGGGGCGGTACATCGATCCCGATACGCTGGCTGAGAAGGAAGAAGGCGAGAAAGTGCGGTGCCTGGCGCAGGCGTATTACATGCTGGGGCACGCATTCATCGAATACGGATTGAACGCGGAGGCGCGAACGGCCTTCAAAAATGCGTTGCGCATTCAACCTAAGTTCGCTGACGCCTATTTCGAACTGGGTGCACTGCATATCAAGAAACTGAGAAACAAGGAACGACGGAAAAAATACCTGAAGGAAGCCGAACACCTCTATGCTCAAAAAGGCGATTTATTGCGTGCGTCAATGGCTCAGCAGTTGAACCAGTCGCGCGAAGAAGCGCCGGAAGAAGACTCCGCAGAAGAATGGATGAAAGAAGGTCTTCGGTTGCAAACGCTGGGACTCTACCAGCGGGCCATCGACGCATACAAGATGGCCATCGCGTTTGAACCGAACTTTCTCGATGCCTATTACAATATGGGTGTCGCATACGGCAGCCTGGAAGAACAGGGGATGGACACGCTGGTCAGCGCCATCGGCGCGTTCAAGCAGTCGATCCGCCTCAAGCCCGATTTCATCCACGCTCACATCGCTCTGGCCGCCGCGTATCTGCGGCGGGGGAGTACCGCGATGTGA
- a CDS encoding phosphate ABC transporter ATP-binding protein, with protein sequence MSDQPVLSLEAVTLRYGDRVILENGYGVFPRNSVCALTGASGSGKSTLLRTFCRMNDALPGFVVEGTVSVLGQDIYNGPVDEYTLRRRVGLIFQKPCMFPKSIYHNVVFGLRHHLSEKKSEFPERAEQALKKAFLWNEVKDRLDDPAPTLSQGQQQRLAIARTLAVDPEILLMDEPTSALDPKSARAIEELILSLKSRHTIVWVTHQVEQARRTADCILRMENRTLRVDNGQPI encoded by the coding sequence ATGAGCGATCAACCGGTGCTGTCGCTGGAAGCGGTCACTCTGCGTTACGGGGACCGGGTGATACTCGAAAACGGGTACGGGGTGTTTCCACGAAATTCGGTTTGTGCCCTCACCGGCGCATCCGGCAGCGGCAAGTCCACGCTGCTTCGAACGTTTTGCCGAATGAACGACGCATTGCCCGGTTTTGTCGTGGAAGGAACCGTTTCGGTCCTGGGTCAGGATATTTATAACGGTCCCGTGGATGAGTACACCTTGCGCCGCCGCGTGGGCCTGATTTTTCAGAAGCCTTGCATGTTCCCAAAAAGTATTTATCACAACGTGGTGTTTGGGTTGCGTCACCATCTCTCGGAAAAGAAAAGCGAGTTCCCCGAACGAGCTGAACAGGCGCTCAAAAAAGCATTTCTATGGAATGAAGTGAAGGATCGATTGGACGATCCGGCACCGACGTTGTCGCAGGGACAACAGCAACGCCTCGCCATTGCGCGAACCCTGGCGGTCGACCCGGAAATTCTTTTGATGGACGAGCCCACCTCGGCGCTCGATCCCAAATCCGCCCGAGCCATTGAGGAATTGATCCTGTCGCTCAAGTCACGGCACACGATTGTGTGGGTGACGCATCAGGTAGAGCAGGCCCGGCGCACCGCGGACTGTATTCTGCGCATGGAAAACAGGACGCTCAGGGTGGACAACGGGCAACCCATTTAA
- a CDS encoding tetratricopeptide repeat protein: MRTVTRICQLSALLLLLAILPQCTDKKSNEYVKEGLNHIEAQDFGRAELSFKQALEKNPKNAEAHYGLGGVYNFQGRYEEAKESFQLALRYDPAHMDAHYSLGYTYEQMGDLDKAQKEFTTYKRLKKRYDQFMKDEQAKR; encoded by the coding sequence ATGCGTACCGTGACCCGGATCTGCCAGCTTTCGGCATTGCTCCTTCTGCTTGCGATTCTACCCCAATGCACGGACAAAAAAAGCAATGAATACGTGAAGGAAGGCCTCAACCACATTGAGGCCCAGGACTTCGGACGTGCGGAGTTGTCGTTCAAACAGGCACTGGAAAAAAATCCGAAAAACGCCGAAGCGCATTATGGTCTGGGGGGTGTATACAATTTTCAGGGCCGGTATGAGGAAGCCAAAGAATCCTTTCAACTCGCACTGCGCTACGACCCGGCACATATGGACGCGCACTACAGCCTGGGATACACCTATGAACAGATGGGAGACCTGGACAAGGCGCAAAAAGAATTCACCACCTACAAACGGCTCAAAAAGAGGTACGACCAATTCATGAAAGACGAGCAGGCAAAACGTTGA
- a CDS encoding phosphate ABC transporter substrate-binding protein: protein MQSEGGAKREVSLILRVLAGVLVVLFMNVVPSQARDNTIIRVGGSTTVLPILTVAAERYQQLHPEVRITVNAGGSGVGIHGVGTGRLDIGLASRQVSPEEIAHYGDVGLQVHVVGRDAVACVISSEVYQAGVTSLSRDEIRAIYQGRITNWKEVGGPDRSIIVIDKEPHRGTRHAFMRFVFGDEKARAPGARLVTGSNNEEQAKIAQSDAAIGMLSLAWINADVSGVGIRTEGRVIQPTLENVRNGLFPIARNLNLITVGLPQGEVKAFIDYLLGPKGQAIVQKSGYIPVNGPVPVN, encoded by the coding sequence ATGCAATCTGAAGGGGGAGCCAAAAGGGAGGTCTCATTGATTTTGCGTGTGCTTGCGGGCGTGTTGGTGGTCCTTTTCATGAATGTGGTCCCTTCGCAGGCGCGGGATAACACAATCATCCGTGTCGGGGGTTCGACCACGGTGTTGCCTATCCTCACGGTTGCCGCCGAGCGTTATCAGCAATTGCATCCAGAGGTGCGCATTACTGTCAACGCCGGGGGCAGTGGCGTGGGCATTCACGGCGTCGGGACCGGACGGCTGGACATCGGGCTCGCCTCGCGCCAGGTGTCGCCGGAAGAAATCGCGCATTACGGCGACGTGGGCTTGCAGGTGCATGTGGTGGGACGTGATGCTGTGGCCTGCGTGATCTCGTCGGAAGTGTACCAGGCCGGGGTGACATCGCTCAGCCGCGATGAGATTCGCGCCATTTACCAGGGGCGCATCACCAACTGGAAAGAGGTTGGGGGACCCGACCGCAGCATCATCGTCATTGACAAGGAACCGCACCGCGGCACGCGGCATGCGTTCATGCGGTTCGTGTTCGGCGACGAAAAAGCGCGGGCTCCGGGAGCGCGGCTGGTGACCGGATCGAACAACGAAGAGCAGGCCAAGATCGCGCAGAGCGACGCTGCGATTGGAATGTTGTCCCTGGCGTGGATCAATGCGGACGTTTCCGGTGTGGGCATTCGCACCGAAGGCCGGGTTATCCAACCTACGCTGGAAAATGTACGGAACGGGTTGTTTCCCATCGCGCGCAACCTGAACCTGATCACCGTCGGGCTGCCCCAGGGTGAGGTGAAAGCATTCATCGATTACCTGCTGGGGCCGAAGGGGCAGGCCATCGTGCAGAAATCCGGCTACATTCCGGTCAACGGCCCTGTGCCCGTCAACTGA
- a CDS encoding formylglycine-generating enzyme family protein, whose product MNSLLSRVLIVFLMGGCASADLQPAHNPHVKKKNNTPVLPANGNSQPVPPTPTNPNTHPPKPQSEPIKKSVKQLKPAPVLETKLFPPTRINRKDGSIMVHVPAGEYLVPLDPPGQHRLTDNSRGLAKKLLPGFYMDLTEVKVKQFKLFKPQYDETVHTGGDDCPECPAMGIDWTSARNYCMWAGKRLPTEEEWEAAARGQTQRLVPWEGKSGSKRANLLGEEDGFLGVAPAGSFPLGASPTGALDMAGNVWEWVATPVPNPTGLPQTVSRPGGADPTQASSAPSQSYLLKGGSWRSQPLLGAISIRNPVNGSTINSTFGFRCAKSAN is encoded by the coding sequence TTGAATTCCCTTTTATCCAGAGTCCTGATCGTATTCCTGATGGGCGGCTGCGCCTCCGCGGACCTGCAACCGGCGCACAACCCGCATGTCAAAAAGAAAAACAACACACCGGTTCTCCCCGCAAACGGCAACTCCCAACCCGTCCCTCCGACACCCACCAATCCAAACACCCACCCCCCCAAGCCCCAATCCGAACCGATTAAGAAAAGCGTGAAACAATTGAAACCCGCACCGGTTTTGGAAACGAAACTGTTTCCTCCAACCCGTATCAACCGCAAGGACGGATCCATCATGGTGCATGTTCCTGCGGGGGAGTACCTGGTGCCGCTCGATCCCCCGGGGCAGCATCGCCTCACCGACAACTCGCGCGGCCTCGCAAAAAAACTGCTCCCCGGTTTTTACATGGACCTGACAGAAGTAAAGGTGAAACAGTTCAAGCTCTTCAAACCTCAGTACGACGAGACCGTGCACACGGGCGGCGATGATTGCCCGGAGTGCCCGGCGATGGGCATCGACTGGACGAGCGCACGCAATTACTGCATGTGGGCGGGAAAACGTCTGCCGACAGAAGAGGAATGGGAGGCGGCGGCACGCGGGCAAACCCAACGGCTCGTGCCGTGGGAGGGCAAATCCGGTTCCAAACGCGCCAACCTGCTGGGTGAAGAAGACGGGTTTCTCGGCGTGGCCCCGGCCGGATCGTTCCCATTGGGGGCAAGTCCCACGGGGGCTCTGGACATGGCGGGCAACGTGTGGGAATGGGTAGCGACACCCGTGCCGAATCCCACGGGCCTCCCCCAAACGGTCTCCCGTCCCGGAGGCGCGGACCCGACCCAGGCCTCGTCCGCTCCGTCACAGTCCTACCTGTTGAAAGGCGGAAGCTGGAGAAGTCAGCCCCTGCTCGGCGCCATCTCCATCCGCAATCCCGTCAACGGCAGCACCATCAACTCCACCTTCGGCTTTCGTTGCGCCAAATCGGCGAATTGA
- the pstC gene encoding phosphate ABC transporter permease subunit PstC, translating to MQFRAPSIVVSSYRDPAFWLTGAMALVALGAVGTLFVFLLWESLPIFSQQGVSFLTGTEWFPGEVYGALPMIAGTLWVTAIALAFTLPVALGAAVFTSEFLPSRARLTVKAVMELLAGVPGIVYGLMGVTLVAVWVRDVFGLIDGNTLFTAGLLLAVMILPTVMTLAEDALQAVPGEVRDTALGLGLTRWETVLRAVLPQAVPGISGAVFLGMGRAMGETIAVMLVIGGLDRIPDPLFDVFLPGQSIPSKIGREAAESLGFGLQWHALIGLGLILFIMVMMLSWIGNRLLKRVKA from the coding sequence ATGCAATTCCGCGCCCCGTCCATCGTCGTTTCTTCATACCGGGACCCGGCATTCTGGCTGACCGGAGCGATGGCGCTGGTGGCGTTGGGGGCCGTTGGGACGTTGTTCGTCTTCCTTTTATGGGAAAGCCTTCCCATCTTTTCACAACAGGGTGTTTCTTTCCTGACCGGTACCGAATGGTTTCCCGGTGAGGTGTATGGCGCACTGCCGATGATCGCGGGTACCTTGTGGGTGACGGCGATCGCTTTGGCGTTCACGTTGCCCGTGGCTCTGGGTGCGGCGGTGTTCACGTCGGAATTCCTCCCGTCTCGCGCGCGCCTCACCGTCAAGGCGGTGATGGAACTGCTCGCCGGGGTGCCGGGCATCGTGTATGGCCTGATGGGCGTCACACTGGTTGCCGTCTGGGTGCGCGATGTCTTCGGATTGATCGACGGCAATACGCTGTTCACGGCGGGATTGTTGCTGGCGGTGATGATCCTGCCGACGGTGATGACACTTGCCGAAGACGCCCTGCAGGCGGTACCGGGGGAGGTGCGTGACACGGCACTGGGCCTGGGCCTCACGCGGTGGGAGACGGTTCTGCGTGCGGTCCTGCCGCAGGCTGTGCCCGGCATCTCGGGTGCGGTGTTCCTGGGCATGGGGCGCGCCATGGGCGAAACCATCGCGGTGATGCTGGTGATCGGCGGACTAGACCGCATCCCCGACCCCTTGTTCGACGTGTTTCTTCCGGGGCAGAGCATCCCGTCCAAGATCGGCCGCGAAGCGGCGGAGTCGCTGGGATTTGGTCTGCAATGGCACGCGCTCATCGGGCTGGGGTTGATCCTGTTCATCATGGTCATGATGCTGTCGTGGATCGGCAACCGGCTTCTCAAAAGGGTGAAAGCATGA